A genomic segment from Tachysurus fulvidraco isolate hzauxx_2018 chromosome 21, HZAU_PFXX_2.0, whole genome shotgun sequence encodes:
- the idh3b gene encoding isocitrate dehydrogenase [NAD] subunit beta, mitochondrial isoform X2: MMAAALRGSILSLAKGLTGAAIKPVCVRSLSLSTNQNVSETPPARADSTFKVTMVPGDGVGPELMMAVKEVFKGADVPVEFEEFHLSEVQNMASEEKLDQVLTSMKSNKVAIKGKIHTPMEYKGELASYEMRLRRKLDLFANVVHVNSLPGYSTRHNNLDLVIIREQTEGEYSSLEHESVTGVVECLKIITRVKSRRIAKFAFDYATKKGRSKVTAVHKANIMKLADGLFLQSCAEVAELYPKIKYENIIIDNCCMQLVQNPYQFDVLVMPNLYGNIIDNLAAGLVGGAGVVPGESYSADYAVFETGARHPFAQAVGRNIANPTAMLLSAANMLRHLNLEYHSNMVSEAVKKVIKQGKVRTSDLGGYASSEEFTRAVISNLSA; this comes from the exons ATGATGGCCGCCGCCTTGAGGGGGAGCATTTTATCATTGGCCAAG GGCCTGACCGGTGCTGCAATTAAgccagtgtgtgtgcgctcacTGAGCctctcaaccaatcagaatgttTCGGAGACTCCACCAGCACGGGCCGACAGCACTTTCAAGGTTACGATGGTGCCAGGCGATGGAGTCGGACCTGAACTCATGATGGCTGTCAAAGAAGTGTTCAag GGTGCTGATGTACCTGTGGAGTTTGAGGAATTTCACCTCAGTGAGGTGCAGAACATGGCGAGCGAGGAGAAGCTTGACCAGGTGCTGACCTCCATGAAGAGCAACAAAGTGGCCATCAAAG GGAAGATCCACACACCGATGGAGTACAAAGGAGAGCTGGCTTCCTATGAGATGAGACTAAG GAGAAAGCTGGACCTGTTTGCTAATGTGGTTCACGTGAACAGTCTGCCAGGTTACAGCACACGTCACAACAACCTAGACCTGGTGATAATCCGTGAGCAGACTGAGGGCGAATACAGCTCGCTGGAGCATGAG AGCGTGACCGGTGTGGTGGAGTGTCTGAAGATCATCACAAGAGTGAAGTCACGCCGCATTGCCAAGTTTGCCTTTGACTACGCCACTAAAAAGGGCCGGAGTAAAGTGACTGCCGTGCACAAGGCCAACATCAT GAAGTTGGCTGACGGGCTCTTCCTGCAGAGCTGTGCTGAGGTGGCCGAGCTGTATCCCAAGATCAAATACGAAAACATCATTATTGACAACTGCTGCATGCAG CTGGTCCAGAACCCATACCAGTTCGATGTCCTGGTGATGCCTAACCTGTATGGGAACATCATCGATAACCTGGCAGCGGGTTTGGTGGGCGGAGCTGGTGTGGTGCCAGGAGAGAGCTACAGTGCTGATTATGCTGTGTTTGAGACG GGGGCGAGACACCCTTTTGCACAGGCTGTTGGGAGGAACATTGCTAATCCTACTGCTATGCTGCTCAGCGCTGCTAACATGCTGCGGCATCTCAA TCTGGAATATCATTCTAACATGGTGTCTGAAGCTGTTAAAAAGGTTATTAAACAGGGCAAG GTGCGCACATCAGATCTGGGAGGCTACGCATCGAGCGAGGAGTTCACACGAGCGGTCATTTCCAATCTATCTGCGTGA
- the idh3b gene encoding isocitrate dehydrogenase [NAD] subunit beta, mitochondrial isoform X1, translating into MMAAALRGSILSLAKGLTGAAIKPVCVRSLSLSTNQNVSETPPARADSTFKVTMVPGDGVGPELMMAVKEVFKGADVPVEFEEFHLSEVQNMASEEKLDQVLTSMKSNKVAIKGKIHTPMEYKGELASYEMRLRRKLDLFANVVHVNSLPGYSTRHNNLDLVIIREQTEGEYSSLEHESVTGVVECLKIITRVKSRRIAKFAFDYATKKGRSKVTAVHKANIMKLADGLFLQSCAEVAELYPKIKYENIIIDNCCMQLVQNPYQFDVLVMPNLYGNIIDNLAAGLVGGAGVVPGESYSADYAVFETGARHPFAQAVGRNIANPTAMLLSAANMLRHLNLEYHSNMVSEAVKKVIKQGKVRTRDLGGYSTTSDFVRAVVANLRHRPVF; encoded by the exons ATGATGGCCGCCGCCTTGAGGGGGAGCATTTTATCATTGGCCAAG GGCCTGACCGGTGCTGCAATTAAgccagtgtgtgtgcgctcacTGAGCctctcaaccaatcagaatgttTCGGAGACTCCACCAGCACGGGCCGACAGCACTTTCAAGGTTACGATGGTGCCAGGCGATGGAGTCGGACCTGAACTCATGATGGCTGTCAAAGAAGTGTTCAag GGTGCTGATGTACCTGTGGAGTTTGAGGAATTTCACCTCAGTGAGGTGCAGAACATGGCGAGCGAGGAGAAGCTTGACCAGGTGCTGACCTCCATGAAGAGCAACAAAGTGGCCATCAAAG GGAAGATCCACACACCGATGGAGTACAAAGGAGAGCTGGCTTCCTATGAGATGAGACTAAG GAGAAAGCTGGACCTGTTTGCTAATGTGGTTCACGTGAACAGTCTGCCAGGTTACAGCACACGTCACAACAACCTAGACCTGGTGATAATCCGTGAGCAGACTGAGGGCGAATACAGCTCGCTGGAGCATGAG AGCGTGACCGGTGTGGTGGAGTGTCTGAAGATCATCACAAGAGTGAAGTCACGCCGCATTGCCAAGTTTGCCTTTGACTACGCCACTAAAAAGGGCCGGAGTAAAGTGACTGCCGTGCACAAGGCCAACATCAT GAAGTTGGCTGACGGGCTCTTCCTGCAGAGCTGTGCTGAGGTGGCCGAGCTGTATCCCAAGATCAAATACGAAAACATCATTATTGACAACTGCTGCATGCAG CTGGTCCAGAACCCATACCAGTTCGATGTCCTGGTGATGCCTAACCTGTATGGGAACATCATCGATAACCTGGCAGCGGGTTTGGTGGGCGGAGCTGGTGTGGTGCCAGGAGAGAGCTACAGTGCTGATTATGCTGTGTTTGAGACG GGGGCGAGACACCCTTTTGCACAGGCTGTTGGGAGGAACATTGCTAATCCTACTGCTATGCTGCTCAGCGCTGCTAACATGCTGCGGCATCTCAA TCTGGAATATCATTCTAACATGGTGTCTGAAGCTGTTAAAAAGGTTATTAAACAGGGCAAG gtgcGGACGCGAGATCTGGGTGGTTACAGCACTACAAGTGATTTTGTTCGTGCCGTCGTGGCCAACCTTCGTCACCGGCCTGTGTTCTAA
- the p2rx4a gene encoding P2X purinoceptor 4a isoform X2, with protein sequence MGCSSVTRCFFDYSTPKILVIQSKKVGAIYRLGQALVIAYIVGYVCILKKGYQDTDSVISSVTTKVKGLALTNTTDLGLRVWDEADYIVPPQEENSFFVLTNLNITPNQTQSRCPENPGLETSCDSARDCKRGFHDSRRNGVQTGRCVNFSETEKTCEVYAWCPLEKDNSPPKPPMLAEAENFTVLIKNSIQYPKFNFNKRNILPHVNSTYLSKCVFNRETDPDCPIFRLGDIVSEGNEDFQTMAVQGGVMGVQIRWDCDLDLSEKSCVPQYTFRRLDNKDPDNVALGYNFRFAKYFKNAEGQEIRTLIKGYGIRFDVMVFGTAGKFNIIPTLLNIGAGLALLGLVNVVCDCISLTCMTKKHYYREQKYTYVNDYEILSKDEP encoded by the exons ATGGGGTGTTCTTCAGTCACTCGGTGTTTTTTCGACTATTCCACTCCTAAAATCTTAGTGATCCAGAGTAAGAAAGTGGGAGCTATTTACCGCTTAGGACAGGCTCTGGTAATAGCATACATTGTTGG atatgtgtgtattctgaaGAAAGGCTACCAGGACACTGATTCCGTCATCAGCTCAGTCACTACCAAGGTGAAAGGTCTAGCACTGACCAACACAACGGACCTGGGCCTGCGCGTCTGGGATGAGGCCGACTACATTGTGCCCCCTCAG GAGGAGAATTCATTCTTTGTGTTGACGAACCTGAATATCACACCAAACCAAACACAGTCACGATGTCCTGAG AATCCTGGACTTGAAACATCATGTGATTCAGCTCGAGACTGTAAGAGAGGATTTCATGACAGTCGACGAAACG GTGTGCAGACTGGCAGGTGCGTGAACTTTTCAGAGACCGAGAAGACTTGTGAGGTGTATGCCTGGTGTCCTCTGGAGAAAGACAACAGTCCTCCAAA ACCTCCAATGTTGGCAGAAGCAGAAAACTTCACTGTCTTAATAAAAAACAGCATTCAATACCCCAAATTTAATTTCAACAA AAGAAACATACTCCCGCATGTAAACAGCACCTACTTGTCGAAGTGTGTGTTTAACCGTGAAACAGATCCAGACTGCCCAATCTTTAGACTCGGAGACATCGTGTCTGAGGGTAATGAGGATTTCCAAACCATGGCAGTTCAG GGGGGAGTGATGGGAGTGCAGATCCGCTGGGACTGTGATCTGGACTTGTCTGAAAAGTCATGTGTCCCTCAATATACATTCCGCAGATTAGATAATAAGGATCCAGACAACGTTGCTCTAGGATACAACTTTAG GTTtgcaaaatatttcaaaaatgcAGAGGGCCAAGAGATCAGGACGTTAATCAAAGGCTACGGCATCCGTTTTGATGTTATGGTCTTTGGAACT GCAGGGAAATTCAACATTATCCCAACACTGCTGAACATCGGGGCTGGCTTAGCTCTCCTTGGCCTG gtaaatgtggtgtgtgactgCATTTCTCTGACCTGTATGACGAAAAAACACTATTACAGAGAACAGAAATATACTTATGTCAATGACTATGAAATC TTGTCCAAAGATGAACCATAG
- the p2rx4a gene encoding P2X purinoceptor 4a isoform X1, producing MGCSSVTRCFFDYSTPKILVIQSKKVGAIYRLGQALVIAYIVGYVCILKKGYQDTDSVISSVTTKVKGLALTNTTDLGLRVWDEADYIVPPQVVRCSKKEKEENSFFVLTNLNITPNQTQSRCPENPGLETSCDSARDCKRGFHDSRRNGVQTGRCVNFSETEKTCEVYAWCPLEKDNSPPKPPMLAEAENFTVLIKNSIQYPKFNFNKRNILPHVNSTYLSKCVFNRETDPDCPIFRLGDIVSEGNEDFQTMAVQGGVMGVQIRWDCDLDLSEKSCVPQYTFRRLDNKDPDNVALGYNFRFAKYFKNAEGQEIRTLIKGYGIRFDVMVFGTAGKFNIIPTLLNIGAGLALLGLVNVVCDCISLTCMTKKHYYREQKYTYVNDYEILSKDEP from the exons ATGGGGTGTTCTTCAGTCACTCGGTGTTTTTTCGACTATTCCACTCCTAAAATCTTAGTGATCCAGAGTAAGAAAGTGGGAGCTATTTACCGCTTAGGACAGGCTCTGGTAATAGCATACATTGTTGG atatgtgtgtattctgaaGAAAGGCTACCAGGACACTGATTCCGTCATCAGCTCAGTCACTACCAAGGTGAAAGGTCTAGCACTGACCAACACAACGGACCTGGGCCTGCGCGTCTGGGATGAGGCCGACTACATTGTGCCCCCTCAGGTAGTCCGTTGTTCTAAGAAAGAAAAG GAGGAGAATTCATTCTTTGTGTTGACGAACCTGAATATCACACCAAACCAAACACAGTCACGATGTCCTGAG AATCCTGGACTTGAAACATCATGTGATTCAGCTCGAGACTGTAAGAGAGGATTTCATGACAGTCGACGAAACG GTGTGCAGACTGGCAGGTGCGTGAACTTTTCAGAGACCGAGAAGACTTGTGAGGTGTATGCCTGGTGTCCTCTGGAGAAAGACAACAGTCCTCCAAA ACCTCCAATGTTGGCAGAAGCAGAAAACTTCACTGTCTTAATAAAAAACAGCATTCAATACCCCAAATTTAATTTCAACAA AAGAAACATACTCCCGCATGTAAACAGCACCTACTTGTCGAAGTGTGTGTTTAACCGTGAAACAGATCCAGACTGCCCAATCTTTAGACTCGGAGACATCGTGTCTGAGGGTAATGAGGATTTCCAAACCATGGCAGTTCAG GGGGGAGTGATGGGAGTGCAGATCCGCTGGGACTGTGATCTGGACTTGTCTGAAAAGTCATGTGTCCCTCAATATACATTCCGCAGATTAGATAATAAGGATCCAGACAACGTTGCTCTAGGATACAACTTTAG GTTtgcaaaatatttcaaaaatgcAGAGGGCCAAGAGATCAGGACGTTAATCAAAGGCTACGGCATCCGTTTTGATGTTATGGTCTTTGGAACT GCAGGGAAATTCAACATTATCCCAACACTGCTGAACATCGGGGCTGGCTTAGCTCTCCTTGGCCTG gtaaatgtggtgtgtgactgCATTTCTCTGACCTGTATGACGAAAAAACACTATTACAGAGAACAGAAATATACTTATGTCAATGACTATGAAATC TTGTCCAAAGATGAACCATAG
- the gstt1b gene encoding glutathione S-transferase theta-1b: MVLEIYLDLISQPCRSVYIFAKKNNIQFEYKKVSLMAGEHYGEEFGKINVMRKVPAIRDGDFCLGESIAIMQYLVEKYGTPDHWYPADLQKRARVNEYLAWQHSAMRPHGSKVLWLKLMIPKVMGTEVPKEKMDAAIEDLEGSLKLIEEKFLQDRPFIAGEEISLADLVAIVEIMQPVGAGLDVFDGHPKLTAWKDRVRAAIGAELFDEAHQGILSAQEMAKTMDGSKLQHFKARILKMFL, from the exons ATGGTGTTGGAAATTTATTTGGACCTCATTTCACAGCCTTGCAGATCGGTTTACATCTTCGCCAAAAAGAACAACATCCAGTTTGAGTACAAGAAGGTGTCTTTAATGGCAG GTGAGCATTATGGGGAAGAATTTGGCAAGATCAACGTAATGAGAAAAGTACCCGCAATCCGAGATGGAGATTTTTGTCTTGGGGAAAG TATTGCCATTATGCAATACCTGGTGGAGAAATATGGCACCCCGGATCACTGGTACCCAGCTGACTTGCAAAAGAGAGCACGTGTGAACGAGTATCTGGCCTGGCAGCATTCAGCTATGAGACCCCATGGGTCCAAGGTACTCTGGCTAAAG CTCATGATTCCAAAGGTTATGGGCACTGAGGTTCCCAAAGAAAAGATGGATGCTGCTATTGAGGATCTCGAAGGCTCACTGAAGCTTATTGAGGAAAAGTTCCTTCAAGACAGACCGTTCATTGCCGGAGAGGAGATCTCACTGGCTGATCTGGTTGCGATTGTGGAAATCATGCAG CCTGTAGGTGCAGGTTTAGATGTCTTTGATGGACATCCCAAGCTGACCGCATGGAAAGACCGAGTTCGGGCTGCGATCGGTGCTGAACTATTTGACGAAGCTCATCAGGGAATCCTTTCAGCCCAGGAAATGGCAAAAACCATGGATGGCAGCAAACTGCAGCACTTCAAAGCCAGGATCCTCAAAATGTTCCTATAA